The proteins below are encoded in one region of Pseudonocardia sp. DSM 110487:
- a CDS encoding acetyl/propionyl/methylcrotonyl-CoA carboxylase subunit alpha: MFDKILIANRGEIALRVARTCRELGIPTVAICSTPDRGSAVTRFADETVLIGPGAAGQSYLNAAAVLQAAEQTGADAIHPGYGFLSESPDFADACASLGITLIGPPADVMAALGDKSSARAIMAKAGLPLLPGSVDPLDVDEARELAAEIGFPVIIKAVAGGGGRGMSVVRDPDAFADEFQRTQANAQMLFADGRVYVEKYLEHARHVEVQVLADTQGKAIHLGARDCTVQRRHQKLIEETPAPALPAGLAERIGASAVDGAVVAGYVGAGTWEFLLAPDGSYYFMEVNCRIQVEHPVTEMVTGVDLVREQIAIAARHPLALDPAEVVPRGVAIECRVNAEDPTAQFAPAPGRLDRFEPPGGPFVRVDTHACPGYVVPPHYDSMIAKLVVWAPDRDGAIARMQRALGEFVIEGDRIRTTIDFLQTVLSDERFAAAAHSTRLVDELLGP; the protein is encoded by the coding sequence GTGTTCGACAAGATCCTGATCGCGAACCGGGGCGAGATCGCCCTGCGCGTCGCCCGCACGTGCCGGGAGCTGGGGATCCCCACGGTGGCGATCTGCTCCACACCGGACCGGGGATCCGCCGTCACCCGGTTCGCCGACGAGACCGTGCTGATCGGCCCCGGCGCGGCGGGGCAGAGCTACCTGAACGCGGCGGCCGTGCTGCAGGCGGCTGAGCAGACCGGGGCGGACGCGATCCACCCCGGCTACGGCTTCCTGTCGGAGTCCCCGGATTTCGCCGACGCTTGTGCGTCCCTCGGGATCACGCTCATCGGTCCGCCCGCGGACGTCATGGCGGCGCTGGGCGACAAGTCGTCCGCCCGCGCGATCATGGCGAAGGCCGGGTTGCCACTGTTGCCGGGAAGCGTGGACCCGCTCGACGTCGACGAGGCCCGCGAGCTCGCCGCCGAGATCGGCTTCCCCGTCATCATCAAGGCGGTGGCGGGTGGCGGCGGCCGGGGCATGTCGGTCGTCCGGGACCCGGACGCGTTCGCCGACGAGTTCCAGCGCACCCAGGCGAACGCGCAGATGCTCTTCGCCGACGGCCGGGTCTACGTCGAGAAGTACCTCGAGCACGCGCGGCACGTCGAGGTGCAGGTGCTCGCCGACACCCAGGGGAAGGCGATCCACCTCGGGGCGCGGGACTGCACGGTGCAGCGGCGGCACCAGAAGCTGATCGAGGAGACCCCTGCGCCCGCGCTGCCCGCCGGGCTCGCCGAGCGCATCGGGGCCTCCGCGGTCGACGGGGCGGTCGTCGCGGGCTACGTCGGCGCCGGGACGTGGGAGTTCCTCCTCGCCCCCGACGGCAGCTACTACTTCATGGAGGTCAACTGCCGCATCCAGGTCGAGCACCCCGTGACCGAGATGGTCACCGGGGTCGACCTGGTGCGGGAGCAGATCGCGATCGCGGCGCGCCACCCGCTCGCGCTGGACCCGGCCGAGGTGGTCCCGCGGGGCGTGGCCATAGAGTGCCGGGTCAACGCCGAGGATCCGACAGCCCAGTTCGCGCCTGCACCCGGCCGGCTCGACCGGTTCGAACCGCCCGGCGGGCCGTTCGTTCGCGTCGACACGCACGCCTGTCCCGGCTACGTCGTGCCGCCCCACTACGACTCGATGATCGCGAAGCTCGTCGTGTGGGCGCCGGACCGGGACGGGGCGATCGCGCGGATGCAGCGCGCGCTCGGCGAGTTCGTGATCGAGGGCGACCGCATCCGCACGACGATCGACTTCCTGCAGACGGTGCTGTCCGACGAGCGCTTCGCGGCGGCGGCGCACTCGACGAGACTGGTGGACGAGCTGCTCGGGCCGTAG
- the accD gene encoding acetyl-CoA carboxylase, carboxyltransferase subunit beta, which yields MDSPDWVLCTGCQRPVYGKRFTRSLRVCPECGRHAPLTAEERLALLADAGSVEPLRFSVTSTDPLGFVDTVPYRDRLATAQARTGMREAVLCARATIEGCRVVAAVMDFRFLGGSLGSAVGELITLAAEIALEERTPLLIVTASGGARMQEGALSLMQMAKTSGALGELDRAGILTISLVTDPTFGGVAASFATLADVVMAEPGARLGFAGRRVIEQTIRQSLPDEFQTAEFLLARGFVDMVVPRSRQRQELGRLLRVAATPSAPEPVPAHGVVTEPDLLPEPDAWEHVTQARSLDRLKCVDYLRLAFTDFVELHGDRVSGDCPATVGGPAWLGTQPVMVIGQQKGHDPAELMRHNFGMPVPAGYRKAARLMRLAEKLRLPVVTLVDTPGAYPGADAEENGQAVAIAENLRLMMSLTVPVVSAVIGEGGSGGALGIAVANRVLMFDHSVYSVIGPEGCAAIVWKDAAQAPRAAAALCLTARDLLRHGVVDGVLPEPPGGTGRAPVVAATTLREAVRAGLAELGTLSGPELRAHRHARFRRFGAPAALGAELTAA from the coding sequence ATGGACTCGCCCGACTGGGTGTTGTGCACCGGCTGCCAGCGGCCCGTCTACGGCAAGCGGTTCACCCGCAGCCTGCGCGTGTGCCCCGAATGCGGCCGGCACGCGCCGCTCACCGCGGAGGAACGGCTCGCCCTGCTCGCCGACGCGGGCTCGGTCGAGCCACTGCGCTTCTCCGTGACCAGCACCGACCCGCTCGGCTTCGTCGACACCGTCCCGTACCGGGACCGGCTGGCGACGGCGCAGGCGCGGACCGGGATGCGCGAGGCCGTGCTGTGCGCCCGCGCCACGATCGAGGGCTGCCGGGTGGTGGCGGCGGTGATGGACTTCCGCTTCCTCGGCGGCAGCCTCGGCAGCGCGGTGGGGGAGCTGATCACCCTGGCCGCCGAGATCGCGCTCGAGGAACGGACGCCGCTGCTGATCGTCACCGCGTCGGGCGGCGCGCGCATGCAGGAGGGCGCGCTGTCGCTGATGCAGATGGCCAAGACCAGCGGCGCCCTCGGGGAGCTCGACAGGGCGGGCATCCTGACGATCTCGCTCGTCACCGACCCGACGTTCGGCGGCGTGGCCGCGTCGTTCGCGACCCTCGCCGACGTGGTCATGGCCGAGCCGGGCGCCCGGCTCGGGTTCGCCGGGCGGCGCGTGATCGAGCAGACCATCCGCCAGTCCCTGCCCGACGAGTTCCAGACGGCCGAGTTCCTGCTGGCCCGCGGGTTCGTCGACATGGTGGTGCCGCGCTCGCGGCAGCGTCAGGAGCTCGGCAGGCTGCTGCGCGTCGCCGCGACGCCGTCGGCTCCCGAGCCGGTGCCTGCTCACGGTGTGGTGACCGAACCCGATCTGCTCCCCGAGCCGGACGCGTGGGAGCACGTGACGCAGGCCCGCAGCCTCGACCGGCTCAAGTGCGTCGACTACCTGCGGCTCGCGTTCACCGACTTCGTCGAGCTGCACGGTGACCGCGTCTCGGGGGACTGCCCCGCGACGGTCGGCGGGCCCGCGTGGCTCGGGACGCAGCCGGTGATGGTGATCGGGCAGCAGAAGGGGCACGACCCAGCCGAGCTGATGCGGCACAACTTCGGCATGCCCGTGCCCGCCGGCTACCGGAAGGCCGCGCGGCTGATGCGGCTGGCCGAGAAGCTCCGGCTGCCGGTCGTCACGCTCGTCGACACGCCCGGCGCCTACCCCGGCGCCGACGCCGAGGAGAACGGCCAGGCCGTCGCCATCGCGGAGAACCTGCGGCTGATGATGTCGCTGACCGTCCCGGTGGTCAGCGCCGTCATCGGCGAGGGCGGCAGCGGCGGGGCGCTCGGCATCGCCGTCGCCAACCGCGTGCTGATGTTCGACCACAGCGTGTACTCGGTGATCGGTCCAGAGGGGTGCGCGGCCATCGTCTGGAAGGACGCCGCCCAGGCCCCGCGGGCCGCCGCCGCGCTCTGCCTGACCGCGCGGGACCTGCTCCGGCACGGCGTGGTCGACGGCGTGCTGCCGGAGCCGCCCGGCGGGACGGGCCGTGCGCCGGTCGTCGCGGCGACCACGCTCCGGGAGGCCGTCCGTGCGGGGCTGGCCGAGCTCGGCACGCTCTCGGGCCCTGAGCTGCGCGCGCACCGGCACGCCCGGTTCCGGCGCTTCGGTGCGCCTGCTGCGCTCGGCGCCGAGCTGACCGCGGCGTAG
- a CDS encoding hydrolase, whose translation MATADLAAIAARCAAAADERRRLDPDVAAAVVDAGFARHFVPISAGGHAGTFADLAAAVVTVGEACAATAWCASLTASMSRMAAAFLPVEGQREIWSAGPDAVVVGSVTPLGRAEEVDGGWIVAGSWPYISFVEFSDWALVCAIVGSGSDQVAKLFAVPRSAYRVEETWFNVGMQATGSNTLVVDDAFVARPLAFDRADLFAGKTVESPDTDAPCYSAPLQAVNGLSFVLPALGAARGALGSFSGYIANKIRTAPSLPGVPGVQGNRATYEMAFARSAGEIDAAQLLLERAVGIADQGAATTPAETAQNLRDCSLAVDMLVTAVDRIFRTAGTTGQSTKGSLQRFWRDVNSISTHMAIQFEPAARLYATETLKV comes from the coding sequence GTGGCCACGGCAGATCTCGCGGCCATCGCCGCCCGGTGCGCGGCGGCGGCCGACGAGCGCCGCCGGCTCGATCCCGACGTCGCGGCGGCGGTCGTCGACGCCGGGTTCGCCCGGCACTTCGTGCCCATCAGCGCCGGCGGGCACGCCGGCACGTTCGCCGACCTCGCCGCTGCGGTCGTCACCGTCGGCGAGGCGTGCGCCGCGACCGCGTGGTGCGCATCGCTCACCGCGAGCATGTCCCGGATGGCGGCGGCGTTCCTGCCCGTCGAGGGGCAGCGGGAGATCTGGTCCGCAGGCCCCGACGCGGTCGTCGTCGGCTCGGTCACCCCGCTCGGGCGGGCCGAGGAGGTGGACGGCGGCTGGATCGTCGCCGGCAGCTGGCCCTACATCAGCTTCGTCGAGTTCTCGGACTGGGCGCTGGTGTGCGCGATCGTGGGCAGCGGCTCCGACCAGGTGGCCAAGCTGTTCGCGGTGCCGCGCAGCGCCTATCGCGTCGAGGAGACCTGGTTCAACGTCGGCATGCAGGCCACGGGCAGCAACACGCTCGTCGTCGATGACGCGTTCGTGGCCCGCCCGCTCGCGTTCGACCGCGCGGACCTGTTCGCGGGCAAGACCGTGGAGTCCCCGGACACCGACGCCCCCTGCTACTCGGCGCCGCTGCAAGCCGTCAACGGGCTGTCCTTCGTGCTTCCCGCGCTGGGCGCGGCCCGCGGGGCGCTCGGCTCGTTCTCCGGCTACATCGCCAACAAGATCCGTACGGCGCCTTCCCTGCCCGGCGTGCCCGGTGTGCAGGGCAACAGGGCGACCTACGAGATGGCGTTCGCCCGGTCGGCGGGCGAGATCGACGCCGCGCAGCTGCTGCTGGAGCGGGCCGTCGGCATCGCCGACCAGGGCGCAGCCACCACGCCTGCCGAGACCGCGCAGAACCTGCGCGACTGCTCGCTGGCCGTGGACATGCTGGTCACCGCGGTCGACCGCATCTTCCGCACCGCGGGGACGACCGGTCAGTCGACGAAGGGCTCGCTGCAGCGGTTCTGGCGCGACGTCAACTCGATCTCCACGCACATGGCCATCCAGTTCGAGCCGGCCGCGCGGCTCTACGCCACGGAAACGCTCAAGGTCTGA
- a CDS encoding YceI family protein: MTTSTILPGLVAGTWNLDPNHSELGFTVRHMMVSRIRGRFRAYSGTAQVADDPLRSTVTVTIDAASFESGNEARDNAVKSAEYLDVVTHPEYTFRSTEIRTDGDRYVLAGELTIRGITRAVELRFEYNGSTRDPFGNDRIGFSARGEISRKDFGIVTELPMDGGGVVVGEKVSLELDVEFTRA; this comes from the coding sequence ATGACGACATCGACCATTCTTCCGGGCCTGGTCGCGGGCACGTGGAACCTCGACCCGAACCACTCCGAGCTCGGATTCACAGTCCGGCACATGATGGTGAGCCGGATCCGCGGCCGGTTCCGCGCGTACTCCGGCACCGCACAGGTCGCCGACGACCCGCTGCGGTCGACGGTCACGGTTACCATCGACGCCGCGTCGTTCGAGAGCGGCAACGAGGCGCGGGACAACGCGGTGAAGTCCGCGGAGTACCTGGACGTCGTCACGCACCCCGAGTACACGTTCCGCTCCACGGAGATCCGCACCGACGGCGACCGGTACGTGCTGGCGGGCGAGCTCACGATCCGCGGCATCACCCGGGCCGTCGAGCTGCGGTTCGAGTACAACGGCAGCACGCGGGACCCCTTCGGCAACGACCGCATCGGTTTCAGCGCGCGCGGCGAGATCAGCCGAAAGGACTTCGGGATCGTCACCGAGCTGCCGATGGACGGCGGTGGCGTGGTCGTCGGCGAAAAGGTGTCGCTCGAGTTGGACGTCGAGTTCACCCGCGCCTGA
- a CDS encoding DUF6081 family protein: MTTSTEPGYRIVWDDFKDGFAVGAAGDPAARWFHYGFGPHLGDDGVVETSAAGLRVRSSGTNPSTGEPAFVRTLAQEGANGSGLPGTLDHVKWLAFTNRTASTGFHGFDAEPGAVLSFETWMSGRTFGTAGHPFGEHVTDPDDDMRLASVGMPLLDEETSLIVDFFLSNEQVYVVYERLPFSRQQMGNYAAFVYQIPVARRTADQEHHFRISYDRSAGLVRWFLDDAEVYQVDRLGHRLHSRRYLMVDHGGDEVGIEPRQLNAGMGMFASLDYAAPGRTALVRVSDIEGYYYSTEIGPPAPQPFLDDESLEPNRLFGQGAQIAVRRYVVSSSPA; encoded by the coding sequence ATGACGACAAGCACCGAGCCCGGCTACCGGATCGTGTGGGACGACTTCAAGGACGGCTTCGCCGTCGGCGCGGCGGGGGACCCCGCGGCCCGGTGGTTCCACTACGGCTTCGGGCCCCACCTGGGCGACGACGGTGTCGTCGAGACGTCCGCTGCCGGGCTGCGGGTGCGCTCCAGCGGGACGAACCCGAGCACCGGTGAGCCTGCGTTCGTGCGGACGCTCGCGCAGGAAGGGGCAAACGGCAGCGGCCTGCCGGGCACGCTCGACCACGTCAAGTGGCTCGCGTTCACCAACCGCACGGCGTCGACCGGCTTCCACGGCTTCGACGCCGAGCCGGGCGCCGTCCTGAGCTTCGAGACCTGGATGTCGGGCCGCACGTTCGGCACCGCGGGCCATCCGTTCGGCGAGCACGTGACCGACCCGGACGACGACATGCGCCTCGCCTCGGTCGGCATGCCGCTGCTGGACGAGGAGACCTCCCTGATCGTCGACTTCTTCCTGTCGAACGAGCAGGTCTACGTGGTCTACGAGCGGCTGCCGTTCTCCCGCCAGCAGATGGGGAACTACGCCGCGTTCGTCTACCAGATCCCCGTCGCGCGGCGGACAGCCGACCAGGAGCACCACTTCCGGATCTCCTACGACCGGTCGGCAGGGCTCGTGCGGTGGTTCCTCGACGACGCGGAGGTCTACCAGGTGGACCGGCTCGGTCACCGCCTCCACTCGCGGCGCTACCTGATGGTCGATCACGGCGGCGACGAGGTCGGCATCGAGCCGCGGCAGCTCAACGCCGGGATGGGCATGTTCGCCTCGCTCGACTACGCCGCACCCGGCCGCACGGCGCTGGTGCGCGTCTCCGACATCGAGGGCTACTACTACTCGACCGAGATCGGCCCGCCCGCGCCGCAGCCGTTCCTCGACGACGAGAGCCTCGAGCCGAATCGGCTCTTCGGTCAGGGTGCGCAGATCGCCGTGCGCCGATACGTCGTCTCCAGCAGCCCCGCCTGA
- a CDS encoding alpha/beta hydrolase, giving the protein MPYAFDPELAPLVPRLARIDYTDVETARKTLREITAATPAYWPREPVWVEHRTVPGEHAVPVRVYRPDRAVPPAPVVLYLHGGGFVLGDLAMVDSAAARVADQAGVVVVSVDYRLAPEHPFPAGLDDCYAALEWTVARAGDLAVDPDRVGVAGESAGGGLAAAVALLARDRGGPRLRHLCLLSPELDDRLDTPSARAFVDTPKWDRDNAAASWRHYLNGGDASELAAPARAVDLAGLPPAFIGVSEFDPLRDEDITFAHRLIQAGVRTELRYYPGTFHASYTAPVAVSRRMLADQVDAIRSALHG; this is encoded by the coding sequence ATGCCGTACGCGTTCGATCCCGAGCTCGCGCCGCTCGTGCCGAGGCTGGCCCGGATCGACTACACCGACGTCGAGACCGCCCGGAAGACGCTGCGCGAGATCACCGCGGCCACGCCCGCCTACTGGCCCCGCGAGCCGGTCTGGGTCGAGCACCGCACAGTGCCAGGCGAGCATGCCGTGCCGGTCCGGGTCTACCGGCCTGACCGGGCGGTACCGCCCGCGCCGGTGGTGCTCTACCTGCACGGCGGCGGGTTCGTCCTCGGCGACCTGGCCATGGTCGACTCCGCGGCGGCCCGGGTGGCCGACCAGGCAGGCGTCGTCGTGGTGTCCGTGGACTACCGCCTCGCCCCCGAGCACCCGTTCCCGGCAGGCCTCGACGACTGCTACGCCGCGCTCGAGTGGACCGTCGCCCGTGCCGGCGACCTCGCGGTCGACCCGGACCGGGTGGGCGTCGCGGGCGAGAGCGCGGGCGGCGGGCTGGCCGCGGCCGTCGCGTTGCTGGCCCGCGACCGCGGCGGCCCGCGGCTGCGCCACCTGTGCCTGCTCAGCCCGGAGCTGGACGACCGGCTCGACACCCCGTCGGCGCGCGCGTTCGTCGACACCCCGAAGTGGGACCGGGACAACGCGGCGGCGAGCTGGCGCCACTACCTGAACGGTGGCGACGCTTCGGAGCTCGCCGCGCCCGCCCGGGCCGTCGACCTCGCGGGCCTGCCGCCCGCGTTCATCGGCGTCAGCGAGTTCGACCCGCTGCGGGACGAGGACATCACGTTCGCGCACCGCCTCATCCAGGCCGGGGTGCGCACCGAGCTGCGCTACTACCCGGGCACCTTCCACGCCTCGTACACCGCCCCGGTGGCGGTGTCCCGGCGGATGCTCGCCGACCAGGTCGACGCGATCCGGTCGGCGCTTCACGGCTGA
- a CDS encoding lipocalin-like domain-containing protein, protein MRELIGVWRLRAYTERDEDGVTRPGPLGERPDGLLIYEPTGFMSVSMMAGGAEATPESFMGYAGRWQLRGTGRVVHLVAVSAHPQMVGTAQEREFHIDGDALTLTGAAVISTKPLVRALRWERV, encoded by the coding sequence GTGAGGGAGCTGATCGGCGTGTGGCGGCTGCGCGCGTACACCGAGCGGGACGAGGACGGGGTGACCAGGCCGGGACCGCTCGGTGAGCGGCCCGACGGCCTGCTCATCTACGAGCCGACCGGGTTCATGTCGGTCAGCATGATGGCAGGCGGGGCGGAGGCCACGCCGGAGTCCTTCATGGGGTACGCCGGTCGCTGGCAGCTGCGCGGCACCGGCCGCGTCGTCCACCTCGTCGCCGTGAGCGCCCATCCGCAGATGGTGGGCACCGCGCAGGAGCGGGAGTTCCACATCGACGGCGACGCCCTCACGCTCACCGGCGCCGCCGTGATCAGTACGAAGCCGCTCGTCCGCGCGTTGCGATGGGAGCGTGTGTGA
- a CDS encoding DUF6081 family protein, translating into MTVPSDVQALWADDFAGGFPTSGPDSRWTYIGFGPHVADDGIVHTSPRGLEVVSGGVNPATGEPAFVRTLAPEGVNPHGLPGLLDHLKWFAFADHEAATGLPGFDAVPGQVLSGSAWLSGRTYGTHGHPFGDAVADPDADLRLATVTFNAVDPETSTIFNLFLTNTRIYAFYERLPNQRAELGAYAAFSYAVPVAERSPDDRHHLEIAYDRSAGLVRWLVDGREVFRVTDIGVPLDSRRHLLLDHGGPPRRTEPRQLRFGIGMLTLLDARLDGLPALVRLVRSDGFYVDPVAGGEEPPSFLDEESRETSRLFGQGAALSVSRFAVSSTPAEEGT; encoded by the coding sequence ATGACAGTACCCAGTGACGTACAGGCACTCTGGGCCGACGACTTCGCCGGCGGCTTCCCGACGTCCGGTCCGGACTCCCGGTGGACCTACATCGGGTTCGGGCCGCACGTGGCCGACGACGGGATCGTGCACACCTCGCCCCGCGGACTCGAGGTCGTTTCGGGCGGGGTGAACCCCGCGACCGGCGAGCCCGCATTCGTCCGGACCCTCGCGCCGGAGGGCGTGAACCCGCACGGCCTGCCGGGGCTGCTCGACCACCTCAAGTGGTTCGCGTTCGCCGACCACGAGGCCGCCACCGGCCTCCCCGGCTTCGACGCCGTGCCCGGCCAGGTCCTGTCCGGCTCGGCCTGGCTGTCCGGCCGCACGTACGGGACGCACGGCCACCCGTTCGGCGACGCCGTCGCGGACCCCGACGCCGACCTGCGGCTCGCGACGGTGACCTTCAACGCCGTCGACCCCGAGACGTCGACCATCTTCAACCTGTTCCTGACCAACACGCGGATCTACGCGTTCTACGAGCGGCTTCCCAACCAGCGGGCCGAGCTCGGCGCCTACGCCGCGTTCTCCTACGCGGTCCCGGTCGCCGAACGCTCCCCGGACGACCGGCACCACCTGGAGATCGCCTACGACCGGTCGGCCGGGCTCGTGCGGTGGCTGGTCGACGGCCGCGAGGTCTTCCGGGTCACCGACATCGGCGTGCCGCTCGACTCGCGCCGGCACCTCCTGCTCGACCACGGCGGGCCGCCGCGGCGCACCGAGCCGCGCCAGCTGCGCTTCGGGATCGGCATGTTGACGCTGCTGGACGCGCGGCTGGACGGCCTGCCCGCCCTGGTGCGGCTGGTGCGCTCGGACGGGTTCTACGTCGACCCGGTGGCCGGTGGTGAGGAGCCGCCGTCGTTCCTCGACGAGGAGAGCCGCGAGACGAGCAGGCTGTTCGGGCAGGGCGCCGCGCTCAGCGTGTCGCGGTTCGCGGTGTCGAGCACCCCCGCCGAGGAGGGCACGTGA
- a CDS encoding NAD(P)/FAD-dependent oxidoreductase, with translation MTFGVPLGTADDETLRAHLEIAEAPSLLMTVAHLTADPSILGRVERRNGWLFQPQGGLSGQQQAMVRAAAFDALRRYRDAGCPPVPPPDADLLRTISAWALDADTADLVPLLAEEIVTAGTDAKAPRWTLDEVAPGVEFDVAIIGAGMSGLLAAHRLTQAGVRCTVYERNTDVGGTWLENRYPGCRVDVASHLYSYSFAPRHDWPDHFCTRDVLHEYFRDVTERFGLQDRIEFGTEVVAAHWDDAASRWRLHLRTARGESWVEANAVISAVGQLNRPNLPDITGRESFAGPAFHSAEWDGSVDLTGRRVAVVGTGSSAYQLVPEVAKVAAELSVFQRNAPWLRPTPHYHDPVPPGVRWLYDNVPYYSPWHRFWLCAPGLLERGGVLEGWIVDRGYPPTERAISAANDRLRAALTEWMSAQVADAPELLEKVIPAYPVGAKRVMRDNGVWLRTLQRPHVHLVCDPIDRITPDGLVTADGRRHDVDAIVYATGFQASKFLTPMAVAGRRGVDLHAMWAGDARAYLGITVPGFPNLFCLYGPNTNLSGQGGSIFYFSECAMTYVLDAIRQVLERGKNALDVRADVHDDYNEWVDQGNAERAWGFSSVSSWFINEKGRTAQNWPFSALEYWRRTHALDPAEYEFL, from the coding sequence GTGACATTCGGTGTGCCCCTCGGTACGGCCGACGACGAGACACTGCGCGCGCACCTGGAGATCGCCGAGGCGCCCTCGCTGCTGATGACCGTCGCGCACCTGACCGCGGACCCGTCGATCCTCGGCCGCGTCGAGCGGCGGAACGGTTGGCTGTTCCAACCGCAGGGTGGCCTGTCCGGGCAGCAGCAGGCGATGGTGCGCGCGGCGGCGTTCGACGCGTTGCGGCGCTACCGGGATGCCGGCTGCCCGCCGGTCCCTCCGCCGGACGCTGACCTGTTGCGGACGATCTCCGCGTGGGCCCTGGATGCCGACACGGCCGATCTCGTCCCCTTGCTCGCCGAGGAGATCGTCACCGCGGGCACCGATGCCAAGGCCCCGCGCTGGACGCTCGACGAGGTCGCGCCCGGCGTCGAGTTCGACGTCGCGATCATCGGCGCGGGGATGAGCGGGCTGCTGGCCGCGCACCGCCTCACGCAGGCAGGCGTGCGCTGCACCGTCTACGAGCGGAACACCGACGTCGGCGGCACCTGGCTGGAGAACCGGTACCCGGGGTGCCGCGTGGACGTCGCCAGCCACCTCTACAGCTACTCGTTCGCGCCGAGGCACGACTGGCCGGACCACTTCTGCACCCGCGACGTCCTGCACGAGTACTTCCGCGACGTCACCGAGCGGTTCGGCCTCCAGGACCGCATCGAGTTCGGCACCGAGGTCGTCGCCGCGCACTGGGACGACGCCGCGTCGCGGTGGCGGCTGCACCTGCGCACCGCGCGGGGTGAGTCGTGGGTCGAGGCGAACGCCGTGATCAGCGCGGTCGGGCAGCTCAACCGGCCGAACCTGCCCGACATCACGGGGCGCGAGAGCTTCGCGGGCCCCGCGTTCCACTCCGCGGAGTGGGACGGCTCCGTCGACCTCACCGGCAGGCGCGTCGCCGTCGTCGGCACGGGATCCAGCGCGTACCAGCTCGTCCCCGAGGTCGCGAAGGTCGCCGCGGAGCTCTCCGTCTTCCAGCGCAACGCCCCGTGGCTCCGGCCGACCCCGCACTACCACGACCCCGTACCACCGGGCGTGCGCTGGCTCTACGACAACGTGCCGTACTACTCGCCGTGGCACCGGTTCTGGCTGTGCGCCCCGGGGCTGCTGGAGCGCGGCGGCGTGCTGGAGGGGTGGATCGTCGACCGCGGCTACCCGCCCACGGAGCGCGCGATCTCCGCGGCGAACGACCGGCTGCGCGCCGCGCTGACGGAGTGGATGTCCGCGCAGGTCGCCGACGCACCCGAGCTGCTCGAGAAGGTCATCCCGGCGTACCCGGTGGGGGCCAAGCGCGTGATGCGCGACAACGGGGTGTGGCTGCGCACCCTCCAGCGGCCGCACGTCCACCTGGTCTGCGACCCGATCGACCGCATCACGCCTGACGGCCTGGTGACCGCCGACGGGCGCCGGCACGACGTCGACGCGATCGTCTACGCCACCGGCTTCCAGGCGTCGAAGTTCCTCACCCCGATGGCGGTGGCCGGCCGCCGCGGCGTCGACCTGCACGCGATGTGGGCCGGGGACGCGCGAGCTTATCTGGGAATCACCGTCCCGGGCTTCCCCAACCTCTTCTGCCTGTACGGCCCGAACACGAACCTCTCCGGACAGGGCGGAAGCATCTTCTACTTCTCCGAATGCGCGATGACGTACGTGCTCGACGCGATCCGGCAGGTGCTGGAACGCGGGAAGAACGCGCTCGACGTCCGCGCGGACGTGCACGACGACTACAACGAATGGGTCGACCAGGGCAACGCGGAACGAGCCTGGGGCTTCTCGTCGGTGTCGAGCTGGTTCATCAACGAGAAGGGCCGCACCGCGCAGAACTGGCCGTTCTCCGCGCTCGAGTACTGGCGGCGCACCCATGCCCTCGATCCGGCCGAGTACGAGTTCCTCTGA